ACATTGGAGTGATTAGCCGGTCGGATTCCGACTCGCTCGTCGACCAGACCGTCCGTGTTCGCAAAATGCTTCACGGCCTCGTTAACCGGATCGCCGAAGGTGCGCCGGATTCACAAGTGCGGCGAAAGGATCAACCGGCGGTTGGTTCCTGAATGATTGAGCCGCCCGGCCGGCGGCGGGCTCGCCGTCAGCGCACCGCGGTAGTTACCTCGCCCAAGACATTTCTAATGGTGGTTGACATTCCCCCAGATGCAACTAGCCGAAGCGTTGAGCGCGGGCCAAGATCTCAATAGCCAGCTGAACTTGCCAGGCGACGTCGCTTCTCCTGCGATTCATGCGCAAATGTTCAGCGGCGACTCCCGTCGCTGTCTCGCGCGCCAGTGTCGGTGTAAAATGATGTTAATTCGCAACGTTGGTGTTTATTTTTTCGTTGTTGGTACCGTTGTCTTTCTTGGATGCCACGAACGCGTCATGTCGAATGAGACAGGATTATCTAGGTTTAGCACCCCCGCGGACGGGGCGGCCCGGCTAGATCCGCAAGTGAGAGCTGATCTCGCGGATCGGTTTGACGTTGACGCCGTCGAGAGACTGTTGCAGCGGTTGGCTTCATCGGAGCGGGGGCACTTGCTACAGACGCTCGGCGTTGCAAGCGCGTCCTCGGCCTCAGAGGAGCCGCAGGTTGGTTCCGCCACTGCAGCGGCGTCGGCAGCAGGTCGTTCGGATCGACAGGACGTGCGGATCGAGATAAAATCGGAGGATCCAGCGAAGCAGGCGTTGCTGGATGAAATTTGGGCGCCCTATTGGCTCCTGCTGCCGAGCTCGGCGCTCGATGATCTGAGTTACCCGTATCCCGGGCGCGAATTGGCTCGCTCGCGTCTCAAAGCGATCGAGCAGGCGCCGAAAGAATGATTGCCTGTCGAAGCTCGACAGCTTTGCCCTCGATCTTCGTCGCCGCAAAGTCGGAATGCTGGGTTCTATGCTTGGTATGTCGTTGGCCGTCGGGATACCCTTGTCGGTCGTAGGTCAACACCGTGGGGTACCACGCCAATGGCCGGCGCCGAGCAGGTTGGGGCCGGGAGCTTCAGGTCGTCCGCAGTCCGCCAGCGCCTCAGCCCTCAGTTCTCTTTTTCCGCCGCTGGCGTTTGACATCCCGCCTCACTCCCGTTGACTTAACATTCGGCCATTCGTAGGTTTAGAGGCTGTGCAAAAATCGACTTCACCAGTATTTCCAGCATTCTCCATCATGTCGAGGAGGCTGCAGGCTCTACGCACGATCAGACCCGTAATATGAAGACTTACTCCGCCACCCCGCGGGATATCAAGCATGAGTGGCACGTCATCGATGCGAGTGGCATGGTGCTCGGTCGCCTTGCGACTGAGGTCGCCAGGATAATCCGGGGCAAGCATAAGCCGATGTACACTCCCCACATGGATACCGGCGATAACGTCATCGTCATCAACGCCTCGAAGGTCAAGGTCACCGGCCGGAAGGCGGAACAGAAAATGTATTTTCATCACACCGGGTACATGGGGCATGAACGATTCACACCCTTTGCTTCGGTCCTCGAAAAACATCCGGAACGGATAATCGAGAAAGCGGTTTATGGCATGCTGCCGAAGACGGCTCTCGGCCGACAGACCCTTCGCAGAAAGCTCCGGGTATTTGCAAACGACCGGCACACGCATTCCGCCCAGCAACCCAAAGTTCTCGAATTCAACAAGACGAGTGAGACGAAGTAATGGCTGAAAGCAGCACCACGCATACGATCGGCCGCCGGAAGGAAGCGGTTTGCCGGCTTTACCTCACGGCCGGCTCCGGAAAATGGCAGGTGAACGGACGGACTCTCGGTGACTATTTCCCGCGGGGCGCACATGTGTCCGCGATTCAGCAACCGTTCACTGCTACCGATACGCTTGGCCGCTTCGACATAAAAGCGCGCGTTCAGGGCGGCGGGCTCACTGGTCAGGCCGGAGCACTGCGGCTTGCAGTTGCCCGCGCGCTGGTGAAAATCGACGAGACGCACCGGCGCAAGCTGCGCGATCTTGGCCTGTTGACTCGTGACGCACGGGCAGTCGAGCGAAAGA
The DNA window shown above is from Gemmatimonadaceae bacterium and carries:
- the rplM gene encoding 50S ribosomal protein L13 gives rise to the protein MKTYSATPRDIKHEWHVIDASGMVLGRLATEVARIIRGKHKPMYTPHMDTGDNVIVINASKVKVTGRKAEQKMYFHHTGYMGHERFTPFASVLEKHPERIIEKAVYGMLPKTALGRQTLRRKLRVFANDRHTHSAQQPKVLEFNKTSETK
- the rpsI gene encoding 30S ribosomal protein S9, producing MAESSTTHTIGRRKEAVCRLYLTAGSGKWQVNGRTLGDYFPRGAHVSAIQQPFTATDTLGRFDIKARVQGGGLTGQAGALRLAVARALVKIDETHRRKLRDLGLLTRDARAVERKKPGRPKARKKFQFSKR